The DNA sequence CCGCGCTTCTTTGCCGCCACGACGATCGGGATGGCGTCCTTTCCGGTTTCCGCCGCCGTCATCGCCTTCGGGTTCACCCGCCGGGCCAGGCGGTCGCGGATGTTCGGCCACGACAGCCCGAGCAGACCGGCGATCAGCACGAGGATGCCGAGGACGTCGAAGCTGGTCGGCAGTTGCAGGCCCGCGGCCACGCCGGTGCCGAGCAGCCAGGCGAGCACCCCCTGCTGGAGGTGGCGGCCGGCGTTGCCCATGAACAGTTTCAGGCCGCCGCCGACGCCGGAGATGAGCCGGCCGAGGAAGCCGATCGGGTCGCGCAGGATCAGCGGAACCGCTGAGGCGGCCTTGCGCAGGACGCCCATCAGCAGCCGGCCGAGCTCCTTGATGGTGTTGATGACTCCGCCGACGGCGTCGGCGGCCTTGTGGAAGAGGCTCTTGTTCTTCTCCTTCTCCGCCGCGATCTCGGCGTCGACCGCCTTGACCGCGTCGGTGTACTTGGTGGCCAGGGTGTCGACCAGCTCGGTGCCCTTGTCGTCGACCGTCTCCGCCAGCTCGTCGAACTTGCCCTCGAAGTCCGCGGCCGCCTGCTTGCCGAGCGCGCGGAGGTCCTTCGGCAGGGTGTCGACCGCCTGCTTGAGATCCTTGCGGCCCGAAGCGATGCGGTCCTTCGCGCGGCGCAGCTCGCTCTCGACGGTGCCGGCGACGTCGGCGATGACCCCGCGCATCGCGGTCAGGTAGTGGTCGCGGGCGCGTTCGTAGATCCGGTTGGCCTCCTCGGGCAGGTCGGCGAACAGGTCCTTCACCCAGCGGGCCTTGCCCGCCCACCCCGAGTAGCGGCGGTCCTTGTACTCGTCCATGCCCCGGGTGTGCTCGTCGGTGAACCGGTCCCGCGCCCGCTTCTCGCCGGTGGTGAACTGGTCGTCGACCTTCTTGTCCAGGTCGGAGAGGATCTTCTCGACGTCGCCCTTGGTGTCGTCGAACACCTTCTGCAGCAGGGCGGTGACCTGCGTGCGCTTGTCCTCGTCGTGGCCCTTGGCGCCCTGCTTGCCGGTGGTGACCTGCCGGCCGGTGGTGACGCGGGTGGCGTGGATGGCGCTCATCGCGCCCGCACCCCGGGTCGCGGCCGCGGTCTTGACCTTCTTCAGCTCGGCGGCCTCGCCGGCCCGCAGCTGCTCCGGTGCGGATTCCGAGTGTGCTTCCAGGGTTTTCTTGTCCCGCACCGCCTTGTCGAAGCCCGGCTCGCGGGAGTTCTCCATCGCCAGCTGCTGCTCGGTGACCTGCGCCTCGGCCAGCTGATCGTTGACCCGGTCCGGCCCGGCCGACAGGTCCGTGGCCGACTTCGGCAGCGCGTCCGGGGCGGCCTGAGCCGGGTTCGGCGCCGCCGGTTTGCCCGGCAGCTGGTCCGCCGCCAGCGGCACCACCGGTTTGCTGTCCGGGGCCGGTTGCGGCGTGGCAGCGGTCGTGTCGGCGATCTCCTGGGCCGCGGCGTCCTTGCCCGCACCGACCTTGCCCCGGACCTCGGTCTTGACCTCCTCCGCCTTGTCCGACTTCCCGAACTTGTCCGCCTCGTCCAGGTTCTTCGGCGCCCGGTCCTTGACCGCCTTCTCCACCGCGGCGATGAAGGCCCGCTTGTCGAATTCCTTGGGCTGAGCGGCGTCCATGTCCTCGGCGTGCGCCGCCTTGCCACGAGCCTCCCGGTCATCGGCCGGCGGCACGGCCGCCCCCTGCGCGGCACCGGCCTCGGCGGCCGGCGGCGGGTGGCTCGACGCCACCCGCCGCTTCTTGGCCGCGACGTCCTTCTTCAACGCCTGGAACTTCGGGTCCGCACCCGGCGATCGCGGGCCCGCCGCGTCCTCCCGCTTTTTCGAGCCCGTTTCGGGGCGTTCGCCGGTGTCCTTCGAGTCCTTCCGATCGGGGCCGGGTGCGGGTGGGATCTTCGCTTTCTGAACCGGCTTCGGTTCGGGTTTCCTGGCCGGCTGTCGCGCTGCCGGCGTCGGCTCCGCCGAGGTGGCCGGCGGCCCGGCGGACAGCGCACCGGCCGCGACGGCCTGGTTCCCGACCAGGTCCTGCCCGGCCAGCAGCTGCGGAGCCCACCCGGCCGGGGCGGGCCCGAGCCGCGGTGGCGAGCCACCCATCGCGCTCGCCACGGCGGCGTTGCCGGCCGCGGCGCGCGCAGCCGGCGTAGGCAGGTCCGGCACCGGAGACGCCACCGGCGTCGTCGGGCGCGGGGTGCGGACTTTGGCGGGTGCAGACATGGCTGGGGGCAGAATCGCAGTCGAGACGTCGCGACCGCGCCTTCGCAACGTCACCCGAGCGTCACCCGTGCGCGATCAACGCCGCCGGCCTGAACGCTTTGGGCACGCGCAGGCAAAGACGGGTTGTCAGGGCGAAGCGAAACCCGAGGAGCTTCATGTCGTCAGACGCGGAACTGATCGGCAGGTCGCTGCGCGGAGACACCGATGCCTTCGTGGAAGTGATCAGCCGGCACGAGACCGCGCTCGGGAACTACCTGGCGCGCAGAGTGGGGCGGCAGGCAGCCGAGGACGTGCTCGGCGATGTGTGGGTGGCGGCGTACGAGTCCCGTGCGAACTACGACCGTTCGTACCCCGAAGCCAGGCCTTGGTTGTACGGCGTCGCGCTGAACAGGCTGCGCCGGTACTGGCGGTCCGCACCGGCCGAGGAGCCGGCGTCGGACCTGACCGGCGTGGCGAGTGACTGGGATCCCTGGCCGGCGGTGGATGCCCGCGTGGACACGCAGGCGCTGCTGAGCAGGGCACTGGCCCGGCTCAAACCGGAAGAGCGGGAAT is a window from the Amycolatopsis sp. cg9 genome containing:
- a CDS encoding RNA polymerase sigma factor, whose protein sequence is MSSDAELIGRSLRGDTDAFVEVISRHETALGNYLARRVGRQAAEDVLGDVWVAAYESRANYDRSYPEARPWLYGVALNRLRRYWRSAPAEEPASDLTGVASDWDPWPAVDARVDTQALLSRALARLKPEERELLGLVAWEDLTVAEAGRVLDIPAGTARRLLHQARKALREAPEVVALLRVPTT